The proteins below are encoded in one region of Paenibacillus albus:
- a CDS encoding SDR family oxidoreductase, protein MNHTTKIALVTGGSRGLGRNTALALAGKGIGVVITYHTQQEAAEEVVREIEQKGVAAAAIQLDTSVVSSFDGFAASLDDVLKSKWDRETFDYLINNAGIGKNSPFPNVTEELFDNLMNIHFKGVYFLTQKLLPQLADNGGIVNISTGLTRFAMEGYSAYASMKGAIEVMTRYLAKELGKRGIRVNAVAPGAIATDFGGGAVRDNSQVNAHIASITALGRAGVPDDIGGVIASLCTEDMRWVNAQRLEASGGMLL, encoded by the coding sequence ATGAATCATACAACGAAAATCGCACTCGTAACAGGCGGAAGCCGCGGACTTGGCAGAAATACAGCACTCGCGCTCGCGGGCAAAGGAATCGGTGTCGTTATCACTTATCATACCCAGCAAGAAGCCGCAGAAGAGGTTGTTCGTGAAATCGAGCAGAAGGGCGTCGCTGCAGCAGCAATTCAGCTGGATACAAGTGTTGTCTCCTCGTTCGACGGCTTCGCAGCATCGCTTGACGATGTGTTGAAGTCCAAATGGGACCGGGAAACCTTCGATTATCTGATTAATAATGCAGGCATCGGCAAGAACTCGCCTTTCCCGAATGTAACGGAAGAGCTGTTCGACAACCTTATGAATATTCATTTCAAAGGTGTCTACTTCTTGACGCAGAAGCTGCTCCCGCAGCTGGCGGATAACGGCGGCATCGTGAACATCTCCACGGGCTTGACGCGCTTCGCGATGGAAGGCTACAGCGCGTATGCGTCGATGAAAGGCGCGATCGAAGTCATGACACGCTACTTGGCCAAAGAGCTCGGCAAACGGGGCATCCGCGTGAATGCTGTTGCTCCTGGCGCGATTGCGACCGACTTCGGCGGTGGAGCCGTACGCGACAACTCGCAAGTGAATGCGCATATTGCATCCATCACGGCGCTCGGCCGTGCCGGTGTACCGGATGATATCGGCGGCGTAATCGCATCACTCTGCACAGAAGATATGCGCTGGGTAAATGCGCAGCGTCTCGAAGCTTCAGGCGGTATGCTGCTGTAA
- a CDS encoding spermidine synthase: protein MRILFHERTSEHEITVYDAPQLAGERGSFRVLQFAENAMQGAMDLDNPERIVFEYPKAMIHLMQCNNPSYANVYLIGHGIGTIARSCPGIRFTTAELDSNIVRLSKELFGCRDDDVRIGDGRAILEEQAAHAFDYVLLDAFTAKGTPKHLTSRSFFELTAAKLMEGGAVILNMMGKGGQDTVTAAVHSTLQTVFAYTRVFSLPSSSMSELRNIIIIGSERPIRFQESKMVGFVPIVLDQGYIIEDH, encoded by the coding sequence TTGCGAATCTTATTTCATGAAAGAACAAGCGAGCATGAGATTACGGTTTACGATGCGCCCCAGCTTGCCGGCGAACGAGGCAGCTTCCGAGTGCTCCAGTTCGCTGAGAATGCGATGCAAGGCGCAATGGATCTCGACAATCCCGAGCGAATCGTATTCGAGTATCCTAAGGCGATGATTCATCTCATGCAGTGCAATAACCCCTCCTACGCAAACGTTTATTTAATCGGCCATGGCATCGGCACAATTGCACGCAGCTGCCCGGGCATCCGCTTCACGACAGCCGAGCTTGACTCTAATATCGTCCGGCTGAGCAAGGAACTGTTCGGCTGCAGAGATGACGATGTGCGAATCGGTGACGGGAGAGCCATTCTCGAAGAGCAGGCTGCGCATGCTTTCGATTACGTCCTACTAGACGCTTTCACAGCAAAAGGAACTCCCAAACATCTCACTTCCCGTTCATTCTTCGAGCTGACAGCTGCTAAGCTAATGGAAGGCGGCGCAGTTATCTTGAATATGATGGGTAAAGGCGGGCAAGATACGGTCACAGCCGCCGTCCATTCGACGCTGCAAACCGTATTCGCATACACACGCGTGTTCTCCCTTCCCTCATCAAGCATGTCCGAGCTGCGGAACATCATTATAATTGGGAGCGAGCGGCCGATCCGCTTTCAAGAGAGCAAGATGGTTGGTTTTGTCCCAATCGTGCTGGACCAAGGTTACATCATCGAAGATCACTAG
- the msrA gene encoding peptide-methionine (S)-S-oxide reductase MsrA, translating to MHQRAVLAGGCFWGMQDLIRKLPGVVSTRVGYTGGDNPNATYRNHGTHAEGIEIVFDTAETSYRRILEYFFQIHDPTTLERQGNDIGTSYRSAIYYTSDEQREVAEETIADVNASGLWPGKVVTEVTPVGDFWEAEPEHQDYLERYPNGYTCHFPRPNWVLPRREAGGAPSNRQQ from the coding sequence ATGCATCAGCGTGCTGTACTCGCTGGGGGATGCTTCTGGGGAATGCAGGACTTGATCCGCAAACTTCCCGGTGTCGTCTCGACTCGCGTCGGCTATACTGGCGGTGACAATCCGAACGCGACATATCGCAACCATGGTACCCATGCGGAAGGGATCGAAATCGTCTTCGATACAGCGGAGACGAGTTATAGACGCATCCTAGAGTACTTCTTTCAAATCCACGATCCTACGACACTGGAACGTCAGGGCAACGATATCGGCACAAGCTACCGTTCAGCGATCTACTATACGAGCGATGAGCAGAGAGAGGTGGCGGAGGAGACAATTGCCGACGTGAACGCGTCGGGTCTGTGGCCAGGTAAGGTCGTTACCGAAGTGACGCCTGTCGGCGACTTCTGGGAAGCAGAGCCGGAGCACCAGGACTATCTGGAGCGATATCCTAACGGCTACACCTGCCACTTCCCGCGCCCCAACTGGGTCCTTCCCAGGCGGGAGGCCGGTGGCGCTCCGTCAAATAGACAACAATGA
- a CDS encoding methyl-accepting chemotaxis protein → MNLKRKFQFSNIANTLAIMLFIFIFAIFSILGTVIYSSTRSVIVHQQEQMIEAKTQAIVDQIDALFREKGSIVKQMATNSVFQNYIETTPGLAQAKTSTYAAETERTLMSIFKTDPNLADTWVANIQGNMWLEHDGLTNKSDFDMKSRPWFKPALEANGLYYSDPYVDQVSGNVLFGIFYPIKDAKDQVVGFSAADIAMKDMPAIMQSYTLGETGYSFLLSKTGDILYHPDKAKVLTEKLNESKGDMGEVGKKMVAGESGLQLVDDNGVKRYVGYATSKETGWSVGLTITEKEAMGEFNNVTYMTIGGFAVSLIVLVFITYITLRYMLRNIPQLLAKLKLIENGDLTVQFDLKSKNEIGQISEGLASMVQQIYKMIATVTSTSQSVTSGAAEISATTEEVAKGSMNQAESAQTASELMKVLTNTVSIVASRAQEAVELTEKTNQGALAGGEAVRTTISSMDRLSNQMSELEKDSSRIGNIIQVINDIAEQTNLLALNAAIEAARAGEQGRGFAVVADEVRKLAERSGEATKQIVTIITSMQHSTQESVRAVAETAALSQQTGEELDNIVRMVGEVARQSEEIARASHGQSTQSMEVMKEIESIAAVSEEAAAAAEETASSSQSLTSIAQVLNDTVTKFRL, encoded by the coding sequence GTGAATTTGAAGCGAAAGTTCCAATTCTCCAACATAGCAAACACGCTAGCGATTATGCTGTTTATTTTTATTTTTGCCATATTCTCGATACTAGGCACTGTTATTTATAGTAGTACTCGTAGCGTCATTGTCCATCAACAGGAGCAAATGATTGAGGCGAAGACGCAAGCGATCGTCGATCAGATCGACGCGCTCTTCCGCGAGAAGGGCAGCATCGTCAAGCAGATGGCGACGAATTCGGTGTTTCAAAACTATATCGAGACGACACCGGGCCTTGCGCAAGCCAAAACGTCTACATACGCAGCAGAGACAGAGCGCACGCTCATGTCCATCTTCAAGACCGACCCGAATTTGGCAGATACATGGGTGGCTAACATTCAAGGAAATATGTGGCTGGAGCATGACGGCTTAACGAACAAGTCGGACTTCGATATGAAGAGCCGCCCTTGGTTTAAGCCGGCCTTAGAGGCGAATGGCCTGTACTACTCAGACCCTTACGTCGATCAAGTTAGCGGCAATGTGCTCTTCGGTATTTTCTATCCGATCAAGGATGCGAAGGATCAAGTCGTCGGCTTCTCGGCTGCCGACATTGCGATGAAGGATATGCCGGCAATCATGCAGAGCTACACGCTTGGCGAGACGGGCTATTCCTTCTTGCTCTCGAAGACGGGTGACATTCTGTACCATCCGGACAAGGCTAAAGTGCTGACAGAGAAGCTGAACGAGAGCAAAGGCGATATGGGCGAGGTAGGGAAGAAAATGGTTGCCGGCGAGTCGGGGCTGCAGCTGGTCGACGACAATGGCGTGAAGCGGTATGTCGGCTATGCAACGAGCAAAGAAACCGGCTGGTCGGTTGGTCTTACCATAACCGAGAAAGAAGCAATGGGCGAGTTCAATAACGTCACGTATATGACGATTGGCGGCTTCGCGGTAAGTCTTATCGTGCTTGTCTTCATTACCTATATAACGCTGCGTTACATGCTGCGGAATATTCCACAGCTTCTAGCGAAGCTCAAGCTTATCGAGAATGGCGATTTGACCGTTCAATTCGATTTGAAATCGAAGAATGAGATCGGTCAAATTTCCGAAGGACTTGCAAGCATGGTGCAGCAAATCTATAAAATGATTGCGACCGTTACGAGCACCTCGCAGAGCGTGACGAGCGGCGCAGCGGAAATATCGGCTACAACCGAGGAAGTTGCCAAAGGCAGCATGAATCAAGCCGAGTCCGCGCAGACCGCGTCCGAGCTGATGAAGGTGCTCACGAATACGGTAAGCATCGTCGCGAGCAGAGCGCAGGAAGCTGTTGAGCTGACTGAAAAGACGAACCAAGGTGCTCTTGCCGGTGGAGAAGCTGTTCGCACGACGATCAGCAGTATGGACCGATTATCGAATCAGATGTCGGAGCTGGAGAAGGATTCAAGCCGAATCGGCAATATCATTCAAGTTATTAACGATATCGCGGAGCAGACCAACCTGCTCGCATTGAATGCTGCGATTGAAGCGGCAAGGGCCGGTGAGCAGGGTAGAGGTTTTGCGGTCGTCGCCGATGAGGTGCGCAAGCTTGCAGAACGTAGCGGCGAAGCGACGAAGCAGATTGTTACCATCATTACGAGCATGCAGCATAGCACGCAGGAGAGCGTTCGCGCGGTTGCTGAAACGGCTGCTTTGTCTCAGCAGACAGGAGAAGAGCTCGATAACATCGTGCGCATGGTTGGCGAAGTCGCCCGTCAATCCGAAGAGATCGCACGCGCGAGCCATGGTCAATCGACCCAATCGATGGAGGTTATGAAGGAGATCGAGTCGATAGCGGCAGTCAGCGAGGAAGCGGCAGCAGCTGCGGAGGAGACGGCGAGCTCGTCCCAATCTCTGACGTCGATTGCGCAAGTGTTGAATGATACGGTAACGAAATTCCGTTTATAA
- a CDS encoding ABC transporter permease, with product MSSNSQALRTGTNRPLRRHTSFTQSLRNSLTMAYRGLLKIKRTPEQLFDVTLQPIIFTLMFTYIFGGAISGDVQSYLPVIIPGILVQTVITTSIVTGVQLREDMDKGVFDRFKSLPIARIAPLAGALLADTIRYTIATVLTFSMGYIMGYRPEGGLEHVVLAGLLVILVSWAMSWIFAFFGVIARTASSVQGISMLVLFPMTFLSNAFVPTDTMPKWLQWFANINPVSHVISAVRDLTNKGTVGWDLAISLIGAAVIVLVFAPITVRAYMRRT from the coding sequence ATGAGCAGCAACAGTCAGGCATTAAGAACAGGCACTAATCGTCCGTTACGGAGACATACCAGCTTCACCCAATCCCTTCGCAATTCGCTTACGATGGCGTATCGGGGATTGCTCAAGATTAAACGCACGCCAGAACAGCTATTTGACGTCACGCTCCAACCGATTATTTTCACGCTCATGTTCACGTACATCTTCGGCGGCGCGATCTCCGGTGACGTGCAAAGCTACTTGCCAGTCATCATTCCGGGTATACTCGTTCAGACCGTTATCACAACATCGATCGTAACCGGCGTCCAATTGCGCGAGGATATGGATAAAGGCGTATTCGACCGCTTCAAATCATTGCCGATTGCCCGTATCGCTCCGCTCGCCGGAGCGCTGCTAGCCGATACGATCCGGTACACCATCGCAACCGTGCTTACGTTCTCGATGGGTTACATTATGGGGTATCGTCCGGAAGGCGGACTTGAACACGTTGTACTCGCCGGACTGCTCGTCATTCTGGTTTCATGGGCAATGAGCTGGATCTTCGCATTCTTCGGCGTTATCGCGCGTACAGCGTCCAGCGTACAGGGCATCTCGATGCTCGTGCTCTTCCCAATGACATTCCTATCGAACGCATTCGTCCCTACGGATACAATGCCGAAGTGGCTGCAATGGTTCGCGAACATCAACCCGGTCTCGCATGTCATCTCCGCAGTTCGCGATCTGACCAATAAAGGTACGGTTGGCTGGGATTTGGCCATTTCACTGATCGGAGCAGCAGTCATCGTGCTGGTATTTGCTCCAATTACGGTTCGTGCCTATATGCGCCGGACGTAA
- a CDS encoding MFS transporter — translation MKSVNRVLRQNIKNNLYNGIAWSIGFNFVTPFIPVLAAKLGASNNDYALLSSVPAILTILLTFPASLLIGKFRQQKRIISGVILLSRFSYLLLFFLPYWHASPMVALIALVSAYSSTNTVIAVSYQSIMGEIIPSSYRNKVFAQRNLWIGITGMITVLVAGYGIDHFTYPYGYQAAVILGFLASLIETWYFQKLRIPSEEEAEAGVRVEARPAVIKQRRRISINPAQAFRKMFEVGGGWPFVLFCACATFYTFSWMAAWPMYSKLKADILHATNTQMSITTVVGSIGSLIGFGMWAKLADRRGNGFTVFVSSLALGLAPFWWAYAPSMNYVYVYDFIGGLVTSGFQQSIFNRLLEIVPEETRHPAISLYTTLSQISAIFAPLVGMSLFTWIDYVPSMILVGIIRVIGALCFLWILLPKRGTRITRSLN, via the coding sequence ATGAAATCAGTCAACCGCGTCCTGCGGCAAAATATTAAAAACAACCTATACAACGGTATTGCCTGGTCCATTGGATTTAACTTCGTAACGCCGTTTATCCCGGTTCTAGCGGCAAAGCTTGGTGCATCGAACAATGATTATGCGCTGTTATCTTCGGTGCCAGCCATTCTGACGATCTTGCTAACGTTTCCGGCTTCGCTGTTAATCGGAAAGTTTCGGCAGCAGAAACGCATTATATCCGGCGTCATTCTGCTTAGCCGCTTCAGCTACCTGCTGTTGTTTTTCCTGCCTTACTGGCATGCATCTCCGATGGTCGCCTTAATCGCATTGGTGAGTGCATATAGCTCGACCAATACCGTTATTGCGGTGTCCTATCAATCGATAATGGGCGAGATTATTCCATCCAGCTATCGGAATAAGGTGTTCGCGCAGCGGAACCTATGGATCGGAATAACCGGTATGATAACGGTGCTCGTGGCGGGATACGGAATTGACCACTTTACCTATCCGTACGGGTATCAAGCAGCAGTCATTCTCGGGTTCCTTGCTTCACTGATTGAGACCTGGTACTTCCAGAAGCTGCGGATTCCGAGCGAGGAAGAGGCGGAGGCCGGAGTTAGAGTAGAAGCGAGACCGGCTGTCATCAAACAGCGCCGGCGTATATCTATCAACCCGGCTCAGGCGTTTCGGAAGATGTTCGAAGTTGGCGGCGGATGGCCATTCGTCTTATTTTGCGCCTGTGCGACTTTTTACACGTTCTCGTGGATGGCTGCTTGGCCGATGTATTCCAAACTGAAAGCAGACATTCTTCACGCGACCAATACACAGATGAGCATCACTACTGTAGTCGGTTCCATCGGCTCCTTGATTGGTTTCGGGATGTGGGCAAAGCTGGCGGACCGCAGAGGGAATGGCTTCACGGTATTCGTCTCTTCCCTGGCGCTTGGCCTGGCTCCATTCTGGTGGGCATATGCGCCTTCGATGAACTACGTTTATGTTTACGATTTTATTGGCGGCCTGGTCACAAGCGGTTTCCAACAGTCCATCTTCAACCGTTTGCTCGAGATTGTCCCGGAGGAGACGCGGCATCCTGCGATATCGCTTTACACGACGCTGTCCCAAATTTCAGCGATTTTCGCACCGCTTGTCGGCATGAGTCTTTTCACCTGGATCGATTACGTGCCAAGCATGATTTTGGTCGGAATCATTCGCGTTATCGGCGCTTTATGCTTCTTATGGATTCTACTTCCGAAACGGGGGACGCGCATAACGCGAAGCTTGAATTAG
- a CDS encoding ATP-binding cassette domain-containing protein, which yields MKHGYNIEPNNGDLAVDAQGLVKLFGENRAVDGVDLQVKAGSIYGVLGPNGAGKTTTIRMLATLLRPDAGTGRIFGYDVVKDAQIVRQLIGVTGQYASVDEALSATENLVIFSRLLGLGRAEAKRKASELLEEFGLTEAAKRPLKNFSGGMRRRLDLAASLIAQPPLIFLDEPTTGLDPRTRAQMWETIRRLVKTGSTVLLTTQYLDEADQLADRIAVIDRGHVVAEGTVDELKASVGTSSLQLRVQQGADLAEARRIVNHVLEVQSNVTSEAAKITAPMADADRVTDLLLALREAGIALDEVSVQKPTLDEVFLTITGQGVNEGAN from the coding sequence TTGAAACACGGATATAACATAGAGCCGAATAACGGCGATTTAGCGGTAGATGCGCAAGGGCTTGTGAAGCTGTTTGGCGAGAATCGCGCAGTAGATGGCGTTGATTTGCAAGTAAAAGCAGGCTCGATTTATGGCGTTCTCGGACCGAACGGAGCAGGGAAGACGACGACGATTCGGATGCTCGCGACGCTGCTTCGGCCGGATGCCGGCACGGGGCGAATCTTCGGCTATGATGTGGTGAAGGATGCACAGATCGTCCGCCAGCTTATTGGTGTAACGGGGCAATACGCGTCGGTTGACGAAGCGCTGAGCGCAACGGAAAACTTAGTGATTTTCTCCCGTCTGCTCGGACTTGGCCGTGCGGAAGCGAAACGTAAAGCATCGGAGCTGCTCGAAGAATTCGGCCTTACGGAAGCCGCGAAGCGACCGCTTAAGAATTTCTCCGGCGGTATGCGCCGCAGGCTCGATCTTGCGGCAAGCTTGATCGCACAGCCGCCGCTTATCTTCCTCGATGAGCCGACGACGGGACTTGATCCTCGTACACGCGCTCAAATGTGGGAGACGATTCGCAGACTGGTGAAGACCGGCTCGACCGTTCTGCTCACGACACAGTACTTGGATGAAGCCGATCAACTGGCGGACCGAATCGCTGTTATCGACCGCGGACACGTCGTTGCTGAAGGAACGGTGGATGAACTGAAAGCATCTGTAGGTACGTCGTCCTTGCAGCTGCGCGTACAGCAGGGAGCCGATCTAGCAGAAGCGCGTCGCATCGTTAATCACGTGCTCGAGGTTCAATCGAATGTAACCTCGGAAGCCGCGAAGATTACAGCGCCGATGGCAGATGCCGACCGCGTCACGGATTTGCTCCTTGCGCTTCGCGAAGCGGGAATCGCGCTTGATGAGGTCAGTGTACAGAAACCGACGCTTGATGAAGTATTCTTAACTATTACGGGTCAAGGTGTTAATGAGGGGGCAAACTAA
- a CDS encoding DinB family protein, producing the protein MEQIILNQLAFARVSTLKVAEKINEEAALQIPEGFRNHILWHLGHIYTVHERATFRSAGLPLELPPHFAELFGNGTSPLNWADQSIPTLAELLEMLREQPGRIRSALEGRFHEQAIAPLTTPSGFTMETIGEFAGFAYYHEGLHTSRISMYKMLLKL; encoded by the coding sequence ATGGAACAAATCATTTTGAACCAATTGGCTTTTGCCCGGGTAAGTACGCTGAAGGTCGCAGAGAAGATAAATGAGGAAGCGGCGCTGCAAATTCCAGAAGGCTTCCGCAACCATATCCTTTGGCATCTGGGGCATATTTACACGGTGCACGAGCGGGCAACGTTTCGTTCTGCAGGCTTGCCGCTGGAGCTTCCTCCACATTTTGCCGAGCTGTTCGGCAACGGTACTTCTCCCCTGAACTGGGCCGATCAGTCAATTCCAACACTTGCTGAGCTGCTAGAGATGCTGCGCGAGCAGCCGGGTCGCATTCGTTCCGCGCTGGAAGGACGTTTCCACGAGCAGGCTATCGCGCCTCTAACGACACCGTCAGGCTTCACAATGGAAACGATCGGCGAATTTGCAGGCTTTGCCTACTATCACGAAGGACTGCATACGAGTAGAATTAGTATGTATAAAATGCTACTAAAGCTCTAG
- a CDS encoding DHH family phosphoesterase, whose translation MRLVTRSDFDGLVTAVLLRKLGMIDEMKFVHPKDMQDGTIEITKNDILTNIPFVPGCGLWFDHHASELKRSQEEKFEFEGEIRIADSAARVVYEYYGGRDKFGPFFDSMMEGVDKADAAKFSKDDILQPEGWDLLSFIMDSRTGLGRYRDFRISNYQLMEKLVSLCLEYPLDHIMQDEDVLQRVERYHELDALFREMLIKHTRVDGHAIVTDLRGVEPIYPGNRFLIYALFPEQNVSLWIVDGFQKQNCAIACGHSIVNRSCEVPVGYLMREYGGGGHEAAGTCQVPYDQADETIAAIIKRFN comes from the coding sequence ATGAGGCTCGTTACGAGAAGCGATTTCGACGGATTAGTGACGGCAGTACTGCTTAGAAAGCTTGGCATGATCGATGAGATGAAGTTTGTGCATCCTAAGGATATGCAGGATGGGACTATTGAAATTACGAAGAACGATATATTAACGAACATTCCGTTCGTTCCAGGCTGCGGCCTATGGTTCGACCACCACGCAAGCGAGCTGAAGCGCTCCCAGGAAGAGAAGTTTGAATTCGAAGGCGAGATTCGCATTGCAGACAGCGCTGCGCGTGTCGTTTATGAATATTACGGCGGCCGAGACAAGTTTGGTCCTTTCTTCGACAGCATGATGGAAGGTGTGGACAAGGCCGATGCGGCTAAATTCAGCAAGGACGATATTTTGCAGCCGGAAGGCTGGGATCTGCTCTCCTTCATTATGGATTCACGTACAGGGCTTGGCCGTTATCGCGATTTCCGAATCAGCAACTATCAGCTGATGGAGAAGCTCGTCAGCCTCTGTCTGGAGTATCCGCTTGATCACATTATGCAGGATGAAGATGTGTTGCAGCGGGTTGAACGCTACCATGAGCTGGACGCGCTGTTCCGTGAGATGCTAATCAAGCATACGCGAGTGGATGGACATGCAATCGTAACGGATCTAAGGGGCGTCGAGCCGATCTATCCGGGCAATCGCTTCCTTATTTACGCGCTATTCCCTGAACAAAATGTTTCCTTATGGATCGTTGACGGCTTCCAGAAGCAGAATTGTGCGATTGCTTGCGGCCACAGCATCGTGAACCGGTCTTGCGAAGTTCCGGTTGGCTATTTGATGCGGGAGTATGGCGGCGGCGGGCATGAAGCGGCTGGAACCTGCCAAGTGCCGTATGACCAAGCGGATGAGACGATTGCGGCGATTATCAAGAGATTCAATTAA
- a CDS encoding cell wall hydrolase → MIKAIKPANGLLLAMILGLLLSCTMPLSIAGAQEADNDQAVSIQVNGKRVKLSEQAAVINGRTYVPAARIAKLLGASVNWNNNDEELTIHTALSDEIVIGNRVPVVYFNDVRYRMDALPILKNDRLYLPVRQLADMLHADLTVDDQSDSVELELAQPAFVSEEKGLDEISMEAGISKAQLLKRNGLSSEAEAPIGTKLKVIIPSFFGKPAAAYTQSDLTLLAKITMVESGYESYEGQLALANVILNRVKDSRFPDTIKEVIYSGRQFPPAHNGMLDNSVPHARALRAAKDALNGRNNIADAVYFYNPEVTRGTFWSNLEVVVKIGHHSFAK, encoded by the coding sequence ATGATTAAAGCAATCAAGCCTGCAAATGGGCTTCTTCTCGCAATGATTCTGGGGTTACTTCTTAGCTGCACGATGCCGCTCTCCATAGCAGGCGCACAGGAAGCTGATAATGATCAAGCGGTGTCCATTCAGGTGAATGGCAAGCGAGTGAAGCTATCAGAGCAAGCAGCAGTCATTAATGGCAGAACGTATGTACCGGCTGCCCGCATTGCGAAGCTGCTGGGAGCATCTGTGAACTGGAACAATAACGATGAAGAATTAACGATACATACAGCATTAAGCGATGAAATTGTCATCGGAAACCGCGTCCCGGTCGTCTATTTCAATGACGTCCGTTATCGGATGGACGCGCTTCCCATTCTGAAGAACGACAGATTGTATTTGCCGGTTCGTCAATTGGCGGATATGCTGCATGCAGACCTTACGGTAGATGACCAATCGGATAGCGTTGAGCTGGAATTGGCACAGCCTGCTTTTGTAAGTGAAGAGAAGGGCTTGGACGAAATCAGCATGGAAGCCGGCATTAGCAAGGCACAGCTGCTCAAGCGCAACGGACTGAGCAGCGAAGCTGAAGCGCCAATTGGCACAAAGCTCAAGGTCATTATTCCTTCCTTCTTCGGCAAGCCTGCCGCAGCCTACACGCAATCGGATCTTACGCTGCTTGCGAAGATTACGATGGTGGAATCAGGCTATGAATCCTATGAAGGGCAGCTTGCGCTGGCAAATGTCATTCTGAATCGAGTGAAGGATTCAAGGTTCCCTGATACGATTAAGGAAGTGATCTATTCAGGCAGACAATTCCCTCCGGCACATAACGGTATGCTTGATAACAGCGTTCCACATGCAAGGGCGCTGCGCGCTGCGAAGGATGCGCTGAATGGACGCAACAATATCGCCGACGCCGTATACTTCTACAATCCGGAAGTAACGAGAGGAACGTTCTGGTCGAATCTCGAAGTCGTTGTGAAGATCGGTCATCACAGCTTTGCTAAATAA
- a CDS encoding MerR family transcriptional regulator — protein sequence MNYTINEVAQKFGLTAHTLRYYDKEGLLPFVERTKSGNRSFTEADVNWVALICCLKDTGMPIKEMKTYCQWAMQGAATSDERKSMLTEHRHEVVRQIENLQHNLQLIDEKIEFYNDPGNIPLMEKMKERVRNRAN from the coding sequence ATGAATTATACCATTAATGAAGTCGCACAGAAGTTCGGACTCACCGCGCATACGCTCCGTTATTATGACAAAGAAGGGTTGCTTCCATTCGTGGAGCGCACCAAATCCGGCAATCGCAGCTTCACCGAGGCAGATGTAAACTGGGTTGCACTGATTTGCTGCTTGAAGGATACCGGCATGCCGATTAAAGAAATGAAAACCTACTGCCAGTGGGCCATGCAAGGTGCAGCAACAAGCGATGAACGCAAAAGCATGCTGACCGAGCACCGCCATGAGGTCGTGCGCCAAATCGAGAATCTACAGCACAATTTGCAGCTGATTGACGAGAAAATAGAATTTTACAATGACCCGGGCAACATCCCGCTCATGGAGAAGATGAAAGAACGCGTGCGCAATCGAGCGAATTAA